From a region of the Hypanus sabinus isolate sHypSab1 unplaced genomic scaffold, sHypSab1.hap1 scaffold_118, whole genome shotgun sequence genome:
- the LOC132386481 gene encoding zinc finger protein 229-like has protein sequence MARQRVHTAESPFTCSDCGKGFTRSSNLKKHQRVHTGERPYTCSEFGKGFTSSDKLKIHQRVHTGERPFICSNCGKGFTQSSKLKEHQRVHTGEKLFICSDCGKGFTRSSNMLAHKSVHTGERPFTCSDCGKGFSLSSLSSQLKGHHRAHTGVWPFICSDCGKGFTQLSKLEVHQRVHTGERPFTCSDCGRGFTQSSILKLHQRVHTGERPSTCSDCGRGFTCLSNLKGHQRVHTGERPFTCSDCGKGFILSHELLVHKSVYTGEWPFTCSDCGKGFSQLSQLKVYQRVHTGERPFTCSNCGKGFTQSSKLKEHQRVHTGERPFTCSDCGKGFTCSSELKVHQRVHTGERPFTCLDCGKGFTQSSHLKVHQRVHTGERPFTCSDCGKGFTQSSELKVHQRVHTGERPFSCLDCGKGFTQSSHLKVHQRVHTGERPFTCSDCGKGFTRSSQLQRHQRVHTE, from the coding sequence atggctcgccagcgagttcacaccgcgGAGagtccgttcacctgctcagactgtgggaagggattcactcggtcatctaacctgaagaaacatcagcgagttcacactggagagaggccatacacctgctcagaatttgggaaaggattcacttcctCAGATAAACTGAAGATTCAtcagcgggttcacactggggagaggccgttcatctgctcaaactgtgggaagggattcactcagtcatctaaactgaaggaacatcagcgagttcacactggggagaagctgttcatctgctcagactgtgggaagggattcactcggtcatccaacaTGCTGGCAcacaagtcagttcacactggggagaggcctttcacctgttcagactgtgggaagggattctctttgTCATCTttgtcatcccaactgaaggggCATCACCGAGCTCACACTGGGGtttggccattcatctgctcagactgtgggaaaggattcactcagttatcaaaactggaggtacatcagcgagttcacactggagagaggccattcacctgctcagactgtgggaggggattcactcagtcatctattctgaagttacatcagcgagttcacactggggagcggccgtccacctgctcagactgtgggaggggattcacttgCTTATCTAATCTGAAaggacatcagagagttcacactggtgagaggccattcacatgctcagactgtgggaagggattcattctgtCACACGAACTACTGGTACACAAGTCAGtttacactggggagtggccgttcacttgctcagactgtggtaagggattctctcagttatcccaactgaaggtatatcagcgagttcacactggagagaggccattcacctgctcaaactgtgggaaaggattcactcagtcatccaagctgaaggaacaccagcgagttcacaccggagagaggccgttcacctgctcagactgtggtaagggattcacttgctcatctgaactgaaggtacatcagcgagttcacactggggagaggccattcacctgcttagactgtgggaagggattcactcagtcatcgcatctgaaggtacaccagcgagttcacaccggagagaggccgttcacttgctcagactgtgggaagggattcactcagtcatctgaactgaaggtacatcagcgagttcacactggggagaggccgttcagctgcttagactgtgggaagggattcactcagtcatcgcatctgaaggtacatcagcgagttcacactggagagaggccgttcacctgctcagactgtgggaagggattcactcggtcatctcaattacagagacaccagcgagttcacactgagtaG